The Desulfobaculum xiamenense DNA segment CCGTCTGGCGTAGTTGACATCGAGCGCGTGTTCCGCGTCGATGAACGCGGCCACCCCGCCCCTCTTCTGGCACTCGGCAATGATGTGCAGACAGAGGGTGGTCTTGCCCGAGGACTCGGGACCGTAGATCTCGGTCACGCGGCCCTTGGGGATGCCGCCGATGCCAAGGGCGATGTCGAGGGCGAAGGATCCGGTGGGGATGGTTGGTATGTTCACGTGCGCATCGTCGGACAACTTCATGACGGAACCCTGACCGTACTTGCGCTCGATGGTCGAGAGGGCGGTGCTCAGGGCCTCCCTGCGCATCTCTTCGGGACTGGGCTGCGTGGTGCGACGTTTTACCATATGTACTGCTCCATGAAATATTTGTATCGAAAGCCACCGACACATAGCAGAACGACCGCCCGCGGGCAACCGTGCAACGCCGCCGACGGCGCAACGGAACGACACCCTCGCATAACCCGACAAATTCGCTCCGAATATCCCGACAGACCGCGTCATCCAAGGGAATCGCCCCTCACGCGGGCCTTGCGTCGCGGCGAAAGCGTGGGTATAGGCCATGCACCTATGACCAACAAGACCACCTACGACGCCCTCGTCCTCTACTCGGCGGGGCTTGATTCATTGCTTGCGGCCCGCGTGCTCGAAGCCCAGGGGCTTCGCGTGAAGTGCCTGCACTTCGTCAGCCCGTTCTTCGGACACCCCGGACGGGTGAAGGGCTGGCGCGCCACCTACGGTCTCGACATCGACATCGTCAACATCGGCGACGCCTATATTGATATGATGCGCAAGGGACCGCGCTACGGCTTCGGCAAGCTCTTCAACCCCTGCGTGGACTGCAAGATCATCATGATCGAGCACGCGCGCGCCCTCATGCCGCGCTACGGAGCCACATTCATTGCCACCGGCGAGGTCGTGGGCCAGCGGCCCATGTCCCAGCGCCGCGACGCCATGAACAGCATCCGCAACGAGACGACCTCCGAGGACATCCTGCTGCGCCCCCTGTGCGCGCTCATTCTCGACCCCACGCCCATGGAGCTTTCGGGCCTCGTGGACCGGGAGCGCCTGTACGGCTTCTCTGGCCGTGGCAGAAACGAGCAGTTGCGCCTCGCCGCGGAGTTCGGCATCACCGACATTCCGACCCCCGGCGGCGGCTGCAAGCTCACCGAGTCCGCCTCGGCCTGCCGCTACGCCCCCGTGTTCCAGCATCACCCCACGGCGACGGCGCAGGATTTCCACCTCGCCAACGTGGGCAGGCAGTACTGGTCCGGCGCGCACTGGCTGTCCATCGGACGCGACCAGCGCAGCAACGAGATGATCGAACGCAACATCACGCCCGGTGACCTCGTGTTCAGCCTGCGCGACTTCCCCGGCCCCCTCGCCCTCGGGCGTCAGGTCGCCGGAGACTGGAGCGACGACGCAGTGGCCGACGCGGCCGCCTTCGTGGCGTCCTTCTCGCCCAAGGCCCGCAAGGCCGAAACGGACATCGCCGTCGCCGTGCGCCATGGCGAAACCACGCGCGACGTCGTCGTGCGCCCCTCGCGTGAGACAGCCTTGGGCTGGAAGGAAACGAGCTGGGACGACGCCGTGCCGGTCCGCAACGCCATGGACCCGCACAACCACTAGCCGCCGCGCGGTCTGTCGCCCTGCCACGGACCGCGACAACCGCTTCCGACATTTTCCACAACACACCGGAATGACGGCGCATTGTCACAGGGCAATGCGCCGCAGACCCTTGCACATCTTGCACAGACTGGTCTTTCGGACCGGCCCGGTATAGAGACTTTTCATGCTCACGCAATTCATCTTCGTCATCATCAGCGCCACCCTTTTGTGGTTCGGCGCGGAATGGGTCGTGGACTCGGCGTCGGCCATCGCCCGCCGCTTCCGCGTGCCCGAACTGGTCATCGGCCTGACCGTGGTCGCCATCGGCACCTCGGCTCCGGAGTTCATCGTCACGGCCATGGCGTCCTTCAAGGGCATGTCGGACATCTCCCTGTCCAACGTGGTCGGCTCCAACGTGTTCAACCTCGGCATCATCCTCGGCTCCATGGCCATGCTGCGCCCCATCGTTACCACCCCGGAGGTGGTCCGGCGCGACGGCATGCTGCTCATCGCCGTGGTGTCGCTGGTGACGCTCCTGACCATGGACCACACCCTCAGCCGCGTGGACGGCTTGGTGCTGGCGGCCATCCTCGGCACCTACATCACGCTGCTCATCATCCGCAGGCCCCGCACGGCGGTCGTGGCGGACGAGAACCCGAGCGACGAGCGCATCGCCACGTGGAAGGACTATCCGCGCCTCGCGGCGGGTTTCGTGGCCGTGTCCTACGGCGGCAGCCTCATGGTCGACGCGGCCTCCACGCTAGCCGCGCATCTCGGCGTGTCCCAGTGGGCCATCGGCGTGACCATCGTCGCGGCGGGCACCAGCCTGCCCGAACTGGTCACCTGCATCGCGGCCTCGGTGCGCGGCAAGAACGACATGCTGCTCGGCAACCTCATCGGATCGGACCTGTTCAACTTCTGCGGCGTGCTCGGCCTGACGAGCATCCTGCGCCCGCTCCCCGTTTCCGCCGCCGCCGCGCCGACCCTGTACATGCTGGTCGGATCGGTATGCATCATCATCCTGTGCATTCGCACGGGGTGGAAGGTCTCGCGGCCCGAAGGCGCGTTTCTCATCGCGCTGGGCCTTGCGCGCTGGGCACCATCGCTCATGTAACGCGAGGCGCAAATGCGCATGACGCATTGCATTTTCACTGTCATCGCAGGCGGATGCGACCGATATCCCTTGCCAGCCCCAATGTTCGGTATTACCTTTTCATTCGGCTGAACTACGACGACAACCTCAAGGAGGATACGAAATGAACAGATTTCAGGCCATGAGCCGCCCGCAGGCACGTTCACTCGACAGTGTGAACGCCTTTATGCGCGGCGTATACAACTGGATGGCCGCCGGTCTCGGCCTCACCGCGCTCGCGGCCTTCGCCACCGCATCGAGCCCCGATATGATCCAGCTGCTCTACAGCGGTTCCATCTTGAGCTGGGTCATAATCTTCGCGCCGTTCGTTCTGGTCATGATCCTGTCCGCAGGCATCAACTCCATGAGCGCTACCACGGCGACCATCACGTTCATGTCCTACAGCGCGCTCATGGGCGTGTCCCTCTCCAGCGTGCTGCTCATGTATACGGGCGAAAGCGTGTTCACCACCTTCGTGATCTGCGCGACCATGTTCGGCGGCATGAGCATCTACGGCACGACCACCAAGCGCGACCTCACCTCGTGGGGCAGCTTCCTGTTCATGGGCCTCATCGGCATCCTCATCGCCTCGGTGGTCAACATCTTCCTCGCCAATTCCGTCATGCACTGGGTTATCTCCGTGATCGGCGTGGTCCTCTTCACCGGACTCACCGCCTACGACACCCAGCGCCTGCGCGACATGGGCGAGAGCGCTCCCTACGGTGACGCCACGGTCCTGCGCCGCGGCACCATCCTTGGCGCGCTGACCCTCTACCTCGACTTCATCAACCTGTTCCTGATGCTGCTCCGGCTCTTCGGGTCGAGCAGGGACTAGCCAATCCGGGGCGGCCACGGCCGCCCCTTTTTTTGCCATGAGCGACACTCTCGACCTCCAGCGCCGCCTCGGCGCCCTCCTCTTCCTGCCCAGCCGCGCCTACGCGTGGGGCATGCGCCTGCGCCGTCAGTGGTACGAGCGCGGCGCTCTCGAATCCCACCGCCCGCCGCGCCCGTGCGTCAGCATCGGCAACATCGGCTGGGGTGGCAGCGGCAAGACGCCCCTCACCGAATGGCTGCTGCGCTGGGCCGCCCGGCGTGACGTCTCCGCCGTGGTCCTCACCCGTGGCTACCGCGCAACCCCGCCGCATCCGCACTATCTGGTCACCGAAACGAGCACCCCGCGCGAAGCGGGCGACGAACCGCTGCTGCTGGCCCGCTCGTGCCCCGATGGCCACGTGGTGGTGGACCCCATGCGCTCGCGCGCCGCACAGTGGGCATGGGCCGAGCTGCGCCCCGAACTCTTCCTCCTGGACGACGGCTTCCAACACCTCAAGGTCCAGCGTGACATCGACCTCGTGCTGCTGCGCCCCAAGGACCTCAACGAGGAATGGGACCGCGTGATTCCAGCCGGATCGTGGCGCGAAGACGAAAGCGCCCTCACCCGCGCAACGGCCTTTCTCATCAAATGCTCGGCGGACGAATTCCTCGCGCTCGAACCGCTCATCCGCGCGCGGCTGGCCCGTTTCAACGCCCCGGTCTTCAACTTCTCCTTCAAGCCCCTCGGGGTGAAGCGTCTCGACCTCGCGCAGGCCGCCGAGAGTTTCCACGGCGAGCCGTACCTACTGGTCACCGGCGTGGGCGAACCAGATCAGGTGGTGGACACGGCGGAGATGCTCCTCGGCAACAGGCCCGAACTGCACCTGCGCTACGACGACCACCACGATTACTCGCAGGCGGACTGGACGCACATCCGCGCACAGGCCGACCTCAAGAACATCAGCCACATCCTGTGCACAGCCAAGGACGCGGTGAAGCTGGCTCGCTATGACACGCGCCACCTGTGGACCTTTGACCACACGCTGGAATTCGGCCCGACATTCTTCGCCGAAACCACCTTCCCCGACTGGTGGGGTAACTGGTGGGACGTGCTGCGCCACCGCGACTAACCCCCGCCCGCCCACTGGACACGCGCCCCGCGAACGGACACAGTGCGCACGGTCGCCCGCGCACGGCGGACGTGCTACAACATTTCGAACACTCATCACGACAACACACGGATCATCCATGGCACGCAAAGGCAGGAAGACGGAGAAGAAGGCAGGCGCTGGCCGCGTGGACCAACGCAGCATCCTCAAGGCATTCAAGGACGCAGGCCGCCCCATGCGGCTGGCCGAGGTGCTCTCGGTGCTCCAGGCGGGCAAGGGTGCAAAACGCGACCTCAAGGACCTCCTGCGCGACCTGCTCGATCAGGGCAAGATCATCCGCACCAAGGGCGGAGCCTTCGGCCTCACCGAGAGCATGTCCCTCATGACCGGCGTGCTGGAGGTGCAGCGTTCCGGCGTCGGCTTCGTCATCCCTGAGGACAAGCGCCGCAAGGACATCTTCATCAGTCCGAACGACTTCGGCGACGCATGGAACGGCGACCGCGTGGTCTGCGCCGTGATTCCAGGCCGCAAGGGCAAGAACCCCGAAGGCCGCATCGTGCGCGTGCTGGATCGCGCCCTGCGCAAGCTCCCGGTGCGCATCCTCAAGCGCCTTGGTCCGGACATGTTCATCTCGCATCCCACGGACACCAAGCTCCAGTTCAACATCATGTGCGACACGCAGGCGCTGGACGACGAACCCCAGGAAGGCGATATCGTCTTCGTGCTGGCGGGCGAAAAGCTCGACTTCAAGCTGTGGGCGGGCGACGCCGTGGAAGCGCTCGGCTCCGAGGACGACGTGGCCGTTCAGGAAAGCCTCGTCAAATCCCTGCACGGCGTGCCGACCAGCTTCCCCAACGCCGCCGTCGTCGAAGCCAACGCCCTGCCCGCCGAACCGGAGCAGGACGACTTCCGCGAACGCGTGGACCTGCGCGACCTGCCGCTGGTCACCATCGACGGAGCCAAGGCCCGCGACTTCGACGACGCGGTCTGCGTGCGGCCCGACGGTCAGGGCTTCCGCCTGTGGGTGGCCATCGCGGACGTGAGCCACTACGTGCGCCCCGGCAGCGCCCTCGACCGCGAGGCGCTGGCCCGCGGCAACTCCTACTATTTCCCGCAATCCGTGGAACCCATGTTTCCCGAGGCCCTGTCCAACGGCCTGTGTAGCCTCAATCCGGACGTGAACCGCCTGTCCATGGTCGCCGAAATGCACATCGACCGTTCGGGCCACGTCAGTGACGAGCGCTTCTACCCGGCAGTCATCCGCAGTCACGCCCGGCTGACCTACGCGCAGGTCCACCGCGCCCTCGAACTCAAGGACCGCGAGACCCGCGCCGACATCGAGGACGTGCTGCCCATGCTGGAGGACGCCGAGCGCCTCGCGCGCATCCTGCACCGCATGCGCGTGGAACGCGGCACCCTCGACTTCGATCTCCCCGAGCCTGAAATCCTCTTCAACATGAATGGCGAGACCATAAACATCCAGCGCCGTCCGCGCACCTTCGCCCACCAGATCGTCGAGGAATTCATGATCGCCGCCAACGAGGCCGTGGCCCGCTTCCTCGAACGCCGCGAGATGCCGTGCATGTACCGCATCCATCCCTCGCCGGACATGGACAAGCTGCGCTCGGTGTTCAAGCTCCTCTCCCGCTCCGACGTGGGCGAACGCATCCCCGCCGAGGCCTCGCCCGAGGCCGTGCGCGAACTACTGAACGCCGTGGCGGGCACCGAGGTCGAATTCGTGGCCAACCGCCTGCTGCTGCGCGCCATGATGCAGGCCAGCTATGGCCCAGAAAACGAAGGCCACTACGGCCTCGCCTCGGAGTGCTACTGCCACTTCACCTCGCCCATCCGGCGCTACGCGGACCTCATCGTCCACCGTTCCCTGAAGGCCGCCCTCGGCTTCGGCGACGTCCCGGCTCCGAAACCAGGCACCCTTCAGGAAATCGGCGACCACATCAGCGGACGCGAACGCGTCGCCATGCAGGCCGAGCGCGAGATTCTCAAGCGCGTTACCATCCTCTTCCTGCGCGACAAGGTGGGCGCGGAATACACCGGCGTCATCAACGGCGTGGCCGATTACGGCTTCTGGGTGGAACTGAACGAAGTCATGGCCGAAGGCATGGTCCGCCTGTCCTCGCTGGACGACGACTACTACGTCTACCTTCAGGAACGGCAGGAAATCTGGGGCGAACGCACCCGCCGCCGCTTCGGCATCGGTCAGACCGTGCGGGTGTTCCTGCGCGACGTGAACCTCTCGCGCCTCGAAGTCGATCTCGAACTCATGCCCACCCGCCAGCCTCGCAAACGCTAACCCACCCACAACGCATCGCCCCGCCAGCAGCCGCTGCGCGGGGCCGTGCCTCCGGCGGCCGGGCTCTGCCCGGACCCGGTCAAGGGGCTGACCCCCTTGACAATCCTCACTAGGGCTTCGTCACGCAAAGCCGCACGGTGCGCCACAGGCAGACGGTCCGTCGCAGGTCGGGGGTCCAGGGGGCCAGCGGCCCCTTTGCCGGCGGAGCCTACGTCTCGTATGTGGCAAGGAACGATACGGTCGGGCACAGCGCAGAACCGCTGCGCGGGGCCGTGCCTCCGGCGGCCGGGCTCTGCCCGGACCCGGTCAAGGGGCTGCCCCCCTTGACAATCCTCACTAGGGCTTCGTCGCGCAAAGCAGCATGGTGCGCCAAGGGCAGACAGTCCATCGCAGATCGGGGGTCCAGGGGGCCAGCGGCCCCTTGGCCGACGGAGCCTACGTCTCGCATGTGGCAGTGAACGATCCGGCCAGGCACTGCGATACGCCGTTTTTCCAAGCACGCCAGACCCGCGAGTAGCTCTCCTTCTAGATTGACACCTTTTTCACAATAAATCCCCCTTTCCAGGCGGATCCCGCCCCATTTCACGCACACAATTTGGCCTAAAAACAGCACATTTTGGCTCACATCTCACCTTGGGCTTCCTCGCCCTCCCGCGCAGATACGCGCGTTTTTAAGATATGTTACTGATTATATTCGATAATTTTCTTTTCGTAACTTTTTTCACATAACCCTTGCCAGTCCTTGTGAAAAAACTTACAAAGAATTCACCGACACGAACGATGCGCCATCATCGTTCCGGAGAATGACATGCTTGAAACGTTGCTCAACTTTCCATCTCTTGTTGCCCTGAACCTGCTGGCGCTGGTCAATGCCTTCACAGGAGGCACTTTCGACCAGTTCTTTGAAGAAATGGAACCTCGTTCGATTCGATAGGCTGCCATTCGCCACATCCGTCACCAGTGACCCGGTATCCCACTCCGGATCAGGCATTTTCCCGCACGCGCCGCGCACCGTCCTCCAACCCACGTGGCGCGTGCGGAAAAATGGCCCTCCACATTCCATGACCTCCCGTGCCCATTGGCACATCATGTATACCCCCCCACGCACGGCATCCCTGCCCGCCGTGACGTGCGCCCCATACCGGGGCGCATCGTTTTTCCGACCACGCCACCGAGCCCCGCCCATCGGGGCCTCGGGCGCGGGCGGACCGGCTTCGCCTCCATCAAATGCCCCCCGTACGCAGACCATTGCCCATATCGCAGCGCGTATTGCGAACCAACGCATTTTTCCTTCACTGGCCGCACTTTTCGCAATGAACCCCACCCACGCGACATGCCCCCGCCACATCACTACGCGCGGCACGGTGCAAATCATTTCGGAATTCCAAGGGGAAAGGACCGACGGCTGTTGCGCTTTCCACGCCAAGCAAGCTATATTGAATGGAAATTCAACCAGAACTCGTACCCGGAGAGTGCACGGTGGCAGTGGTCCATTGCGAAAAGTGCGGCCATACGCAGAGAGTTCCCGAACGTCACGTCGGGCGGAAAATCGCCTGTCCGTCCTGCGGCGAGCCAGCTCCCGTGGAACCGGAACCCGAGGATCTCGGGCTCGACGACGTCATCGCTCCCGTCCCGAACGCCTCCGCGCCCCAAGGCTCCTCAGCACCGCTCACCGAAGCCACGCTCTTTGATCAGGCCGAGGAGGAACCTTCCCACATCCTTCAGGGCAACCTGTTGCGCAATCTCCTCGCCGGACTCGTCTCCGGTGCCACGGGCATCCTGTTCTGTCTCGCCATCGCGCTGCTTTTCGTCTCCGGCACCGCTCCGGACAGCGGCCTGCCCCACGCCTTGAGCATGGCGCTCATGAGCGCGGGCATTGTGGGCCTCGTGGTCGCCATCCGCAGCGGAGTGGCCTTCGCACTCGCCGGGCCGGAATCCATGGCCGCGGTAGTGCTCTTCCTGCTCTCCATCGGCATCCATTCCGCCATGCCTGCGGACGCCGCTCCGCTCGCCTTGGCCACCACGACCACCGCCGCCATCATGATCACCACCGTACTTGCGGGGTTCTGCCTCTGGCTAGTGGGTGGACTCGGTGCCGGGGACTGGATTCGCTTCATCCCCATCCACGCCGTGGGCGGGGTACTGGCGGGAGTGGGCTTCCTCGTCCTGCGCTTCGCCATTGCCCATGGCACGGGATGCGTGGACGATCTCTCCCTGCTTCTGCGCATGTTCGAGGATGGCATCTGCCTCAAGTGGCTCCCTGGGCTGGGCTTCGGACTGCTCCTATTCGTCGTTCTGCGCGGCATCAAAAGCCCAGGGCTGCTCTTCGCCCTGCTCCTTCTCGGCATCGGGGCCGCGCACGGCGGCTTCTTCCTCGCGGGCATGGACATCGAAACCGCCCGCATGAACGGCTGGCTCTTCCCGACCTTCGCACAGGACAGATTCTGGGACATCTATTCCGTGGACATACGCGCCCTCGTCAATCTGGGTGCCATCGTGGACAACGCTGGCTACATCGCCGCCCTCGTCGGCCTGCTCACGGCCGGAACCATGCTCAAGATCACGGAACTCGAAATCGTCATGGGCCGCGAGATCGACCTGAACCGAGAATACATGGGCATCGGCATGGGCAATCTACTCTCGGGCCTCGCTGGCGGCATTCCCGGCTCCCTCGCCCTGTCGCGCAGCCTCGCCAACAAGGGTCTTGGCGCGCAGGGAGCCGTGGCGGGCATCGTGGCCGCTCTCGTCTGCATCGGCGCGCTCTTCTCCGCCCATCTCTTCATCCCGTACATCCCACGTTTCGTACCGGTGGGGCTGCTCGTATGCCTCGGTCTATCCCTCATGTGGCGCTGGCTGGTGGAAACCCGCGCCCGCTTCACTCACAAGGGCGACTACGCGCTGCTGGTGCTCGTCTTCCTGCTCACGGCGAGCCTCGGCCTGCTGGTAGGCGTGGGCGTGGGCGCTGGTCTTGCCATGCTCGTCACCGCCGGACGCTACGGCTCCATGAGTGTCATCAAGCACGAGGTCTCCGGCGAGCACTTCCACAGCAACGTGGACCGCGCCCCCGCGCAGTTCCGAGTGCTCAAGGAGCATGGCGCGCAGATTCACGTCATCACCCTGCAGGGCTTCATCTTCCTTGGCACCACGAGCAATCTGTTGCGCCGCATCCGCGCCCGCCTGCGCGACACGAACCGCCCACCGCTGCGCTTCCTTCTGCTCGACTTCACCTTCATCGGCGGCCTCGATTCGTCGGTGGCCCTCTCCTTCACCAAGCTCCAGCAGATGGCCGCCAAGCACGGCTTCACTCTCGTCTTCACCAACATGCCCTTCGAGCTTGAAGAACAACTCAAGACCGTCGGCTGCGTTCTCAACGCCCCGGAACGCCACTCACTTACCGTCACCTCCCTCGACTACGCCATGGAATGGGCCGAGGACCACCTCCTCGACGACGCGGACCTCCTCGCCGTGGATCGCCAAAGCCTGCCGAAGCTCCTCGAACCCGTCTTCCCCGAACCCCGCTACATTCCGCTGCTCATGCGGGTGCTCAAACGCGTGCAGGTCAAGAAGGGCGCTCCCGTCTTCCGGCAGGGCGACCCGTCGGACGCCATGTACTTCATCGAGTCCGGCATGGTGAACGTGCAGCTCGAACTGGAAGGCGGCAAGGTCCTGCGCCTCAAGAAGATGGGGCCGGGCACCGCCTTCGGCGAGATGGGCATCTACACGTCCGCGCCGCGCTCAGCCTCCATCGTCGCCGCCGAGGACTGCGTCCTCTACCGTCTGTCCACAAAGGTGCTGCATCAGGTGCAGGCCAAGATTCCCCACCTCGCCGAGGCCATCCACCGCTTCATCGTCAACCTGCTCTCCGAGCGCGTCTCCGAGGCCAACGCCAAGGTCCGCGACCTCCTCGCCTGACCGCCACCCAGAGCGCAAAAAAAGGGCGGCTCCCAAAGGAACCGCCCCGTTTCGTCGCGTTCGTCGCTTCGCCGCAGGCCTAGGCCTCGGCATCCACCGGGCAGGGGAAGACGATGTCGTAACCCCAGTTGTACACGAAGGCGTAGCACATGAAGAAACTGGAAAATCCAATGTTCATGACCAGCGCGTGCGTGAGTGGCATGTCCATCCACCACGCCACGCCCGGAAGCGTGAGCAGCATGAAGCCCACCTCAAAAGCCAGCGCATGCAGCGTGCGCATCCACACCGGGCGCTGGTCCACACGGCGGCCAAGCCACACCAGCATGTGGTCAAAAAGCCAGTTGTAGACGCAGTTCCAGACCATGGCCGCAAGGCTCAGGCTGATGCTCATCACGCCCGTGTGTGAAATGGGCTTGCCCGTCGCCCACGCGGCGACGGGGGCGGCGATGAACAGGCCGCCAAGCTCGAAAAGGATGGCATGACGCAAACGGTCGTTCGCGGTTCTCATTCGTCGTAACCTCTCGGAAAATGGAATATGTTCGCGACGGCAGGACATTGGCGCGTATGCATTCCAACATCGCCCAGCCGTCGGAACGGAGTCATTATCTCATTTACAGGCAATTTCCAGTCAGCTACCATCTGAAAAACAGATAGATAAACCTCGTCCATTTCCAGCGAACAAGGACATCCGTCATGGAACCCAATCTCGAACAGCTCCGGGCCTTCGTCACTGCCGCCGAGGAAGGCTCCTTCTCCGCCGCCGCCCGTCGTCTCGGCCGTGCGCAGTCCGCCGTGAGCACCGCCATCATGAACCTCGAAATCGACCTCGGGGTGGAGCTCTTCGACCGCAGCGGCAAGCTGCCCGTGCTGACCACGACGGGCACGGCGCTCCTCTCCGACGCGCGCCACATCCTCGACAGGGGACGAGACATGGTCGAACGCGCCCGCTCCCTGTCCTCCGGCATCGAGCACCGGGTGATCCTCGCCACGGACGAAATGGCTCCGCCGCCCTTCCTGAACCGCGTTCTCGGCGATTTCAGCCGCCAGTACCCGCGTGTGGAACTGGAATGCCTCTTCGCCGCCCTTGGCGACGTCGCGGAACTTGTCGCTTCGGGCCGGGCGGACATGGGCCTCATGACGCCGCTCGCCCCCGGCGCGCCGCGCGGGCTGAACTACCGCCTGCTGCACAACCTCGAATTTTCCGCCGTGGTCGCGCCCGACCACCCGCTTGCGGCGCTGTCCCTCGTCTCCGCCGACGACCTCGCCGAGCACCGGGAAATCATCCCCACCAGCCGGGGCGGCGAGCGCCTCGGGGAGGAAGAGGTCATCGGGCGAACCTGCTGGCTCGCCGAAAACTATTTCATCATCCGGAGCATCGTGGAGGCCGGAGTCGGCTGGGCCTTCCTGCCGACCCCGCTCACCCGCGAAAGCCTTGCCGCACGCCGCCTCGTGGAACTGCACCTCGACTTCAAAGGCGCAGACATCAAAGCCCCGCTCTTCCTCATCTGGCCGCGCGGGCGCGCCCTCGGCCCCGCCGCGGACTGGCTGCGCGCCGCGCTGGCCGGAACGCCAGTCGGTGACGACGCATAGGGACGGGCTGGGACGCTGCGCGGGGCGAGGCGAGGCGAGGCCTCCGGCGGCCGGGGCTTTGCCCCGGACCCCAGTCAAGGAAATGATTTCCTTGACAATCCTCATTAGGGCTTCGTCGCGCTAAGCCGCACGGTCCGCCAAGGGCAGACGGCCTATCGCATGTCGGGGTTCCTAGGGGCCAGCGGCCCCTAGGCCGGCGGAGCCTACGTCTTGCACCCGTCAACGAA contains these protein-coding regions:
- a CDS encoding LysR family transcriptional regulator — protein: MEPNLEQLRAFVTAAEEGSFSAAARRLGRAQSAVSTAIMNLEIDLGVELFDRSGKLPVLTTTGTALLSDARHILDRGRDMVERARSLSSGIEHRVILATDEMAPPPFLNRVLGDFSRQYPRVELECLFAALGDVAELVASGRADMGLMTPLAPGAPRGLNYRLLHNLEFSAVVAPDHPLAALSLVSADDLAEHREIIPTSRGGERLGEEEVIGRTCWLAENYFIIRSIVEAGVGWAFLPTPLTRESLAARRLVELHLDFKGADIKAPLFLIWPRGRALGPAADWLRAALAGTPVGDDA